A DNA window from Halobacterium sp. DL1 contains the following coding sequences:
- a CDS encoding chromosome partitioning protein ParA translates to MSETLRAAAFLDKGGTGKTTTVAHLGVALEELGNEVLLIDLAGKQGDLAKHFGVWGDYQARIEADEAWPNISTVFDDAWGTIAEKLGDDALADLVVSTDEGPNLIPAHPGLDTLDAELGNIDDARERYSRLEQFLDEYVDPLGYDVVLVDLPGMTNNVTYNGLWATRHVITPVEMGPFEAEQADALRRDLDKIAENFAIDIELALVLPNKVDTRTKLAEEYLEAFETEYPDAVAPDYVPYSQDIRNAAEHGITAFALEEPSTTARRAREAYLDAAETLLACLGGEQHG, encoded by the coding sequence ATGAGCGAGACACTACGCGCCGCCGCGTTCCTGGATAAAGGCGGCACTGGGAAGACAACGACCGTCGCCCACCTCGGCGTCGCCCTCGAGGAACTGGGGAACGAGGTCTTACTCATAGATCTTGCTGGGAAGCAGGGGGATCTCGCGAAACACTTCGGCGTCTGGGGGGACTACCAGGCGCGGATCGAGGCCGACGAGGCGTGGCCGAACATCAGCACGGTCTTCGATGATGCATGGGGCACGATCGCCGAGAAGCTGGGGGACGACGCTCTTGCTGATCTCGTCGTTTCGACTGACGAAGGCCCGAATCTCATCCCGGCCCACCCCGGACTCGACACGCTTGATGCCGAACTCGGGAACATCGACGATGCCCGCGAGCGCTACAGTCGCCTCGAACAGTTCCTCGACGAGTATGTTGACCCACTCGGCTACGACGTCGTCCTCGTTGACCTTCCGGGGATGACGAACAACGTGACATACAACGGGTTGTGGGCTACCCGTCACGTCATTACACCCGTCGAGATGGGGCCATTCGAGGCCGAGCAAGCCGATGCGTTGCGACGCGACCTCGACAAAATTGCTGAGAATTTCGCTATCGACATCGAGCTCGCACTCGTGCTCCCGAATAAGGTCGATACCCGTACCAAACTTGCTGAGGAGTACCTAGAGGCGTTCGAGACGGAGTATCCGGACGCGGTCGCTCCCGACTACGTGCCGTATTCCCAGGACATTCGGAATGCCGCGGAACACGGCATCACTGCGTTTGCGCTCGAAGAGCCGTCAACGACAGCGCGTCGGGCTCGTGAGGCGTATCTTGACGCCGCTGAAACGCTTCTCGCCTGTCTCGGAGGTGAACAGCATGGCTGA
- a CDS encoding cell division control protein Cdc6 — protein sequence MGMFQRDRQVFADAEPLDDSYEPEDIRERDEELEKYQRALQPIIDNRPTSNIFLYGKTGTGKTVATKFMLSHLENDAAEYDDVNLSTVWVSCENLSSSYQVAVALVNELRESQDKDRISTTGYSQQRVFDILYEELDALGGTVVIVLDEIDNIGQSDDILYGLPRARSNGYVDDVRPVIVGISNDFQFRDNLSPKVKDTLAEKEILFPPYDANQLRSILNPRAEKAFHDGVLDDDVVPLCAAFAAQDTGSARQAIRLLREAGELAQADDSETVTEVHVRDAQDELEKNQLYEGMQELTTQGHAVLCALAYHQALDDVPVRSRDLYERYVKICDRLDADSVSERRVRDHLSDMNMLGLISVYERNEGLSAGRYHEYELDVPMKAVLEVLLSTTRFEELANIIQSTADDNNLLQSDISDY from the coding sequence ATGGGGATGTTCCAACGGGATCGTCAGGTATTCGCCGACGCCGAACCCCTTGACGACTCCTACGAGCCCGAAGATATCCGTGAACGGGACGAGGAACTCGAGAAATATCAGCGAGCCCTTCAGCCGATTATCGATAACCGCCCGACGTCGAACATCTTTCTGTACGGCAAGACGGGAACGGGGAAGACCGTCGCGACGAAGTTTATGCTGTCGCACCTGGAGAACGACGCTGCCGAGTATGACGACGTCAACCTATCGACTGTCTGGGTCAGTTGCGAGAATCTCTCCTCGTCCTACCAGGTCGCCGTCGCCCTCGTCAACGAACTCCGTGAAAGCCAGGACAAAGACCGCATCAGTACCACCGGCTACTCCCAGCAACGAGTTTTCGACATCCTCTACGAGGAACTCGACGCCCTCGGGGGAACCGTCGTGATCGTCCTCGACGAGATCGACAATATCGGCCAGTCTGATGACATCCTCTATGGGCTTCCTCGAGCGCGGTCGAACGGCTACGTCGACGACGTCCGCCCGGTGATCGTCGGCATCAGCAACGACTTCCAGTTCCGGGACAACCTCTCGCCGAAGGTCAAGGACACACTTGCTGAAAAGGAGATTCTCTTCCCGCCATACGACGCGAATCAGCTGCGCTCGATTCTCAACCCACGTGCCGAGAAAGCGTTCCACGATGGTGTCCTCGACGATGATGTTGTCCCGCTCTGTGCGGCGTTTGCTGCTCAAGACACGGGATCGGCCCGACAAGCGATTCGACTGCTTCGTGAAGCCGGTGAACTCGCACAAGCTGACGATTCCGAAACCGTGACCGAGGTGCACGTTCGGGACGCCCAAGACGAACTCGAAAAAAACCAGCTCTACGAGGGGATGCAGGAACTCACGACCCAGGGACACGCCGTCCTCTGTGCGCTCGCGTATCACCAAGCGCTCGACGACGTCCCTGTCCGCTCTCGCGATCTCTACGAACGATACGTGAAGATCTGCGACCGGCTCGATGCCGACAGCGTGAGCGAACGGCGTGTTCGCGACCACCTCTCGGATATGAATATGCTCGGGCTCATCAGCGTCTACGAACGGAACGAGGGACTCTCGGCCGGCCGGTATCACGAGTATGAGCTTGACGTCCCGATGAAAGCAGTACTTGAGGTCCTTCTCTCGACGACCCGCTTCGAAGAACTCGCGAACATCATCCAATCGACAGCCGACGATAACAACCTCCTCCAGTCAGATATTTCCGACTACTGA